TGCTCTATAGCTGTTATTAActtgtgttgtatttgtttctGAAGAGTTCCAGAGAACTGCCCACGGACGTACCAGCCGATGGCCTTTGACCCTGATGGCGATAAAGTTCGATGCAGATATGGAAATGTCAGAAATATAGAGTGCAGCGGGTGTAACCTACCTTCAGGCTTCTCCTTAGATCAAGTtagtggaaaaaatatatatatattcctataCATGGTGCATACCTGAGTGGTGCTTAACCTCATTTAACTGCTAACTGTTCACATTGTCAGGACTCGTGCACTTTGCAATACAACTACGCCAGAGCCTACCACACCATTAATGCATTTGAGATGATGGTGGAGGACTTTCCACAAAGGAACATCGCTCTGACCTACAGTGATGGATCCCGATCCTCCAGGAGTCCACTGAACAcgaggagaaagagaagcatGTATATGGTCACTGCAACCACACCACCAACCACAACTACACAcccctggtggtggtggtggcacACTCCAGCAATTACTACACCTCCACCCCCCACAACCACACCACCAACCACAACTACAGCACCAACCACAACCACACCACCAACCACAACTACACAcccctggtggtggtggtggcacACTCCAGCAATTACTACACCTCCACCCCCCACAACCACACCACCAACCACAACTACACACCactggaggtggtggtggtggaccaCTACAACTGCACCAACCACAGCACCGGCCACAACCACAGCACCAACCACAACCACAGCACCAACCACAACTACAGCACCAACCACAACTACACAcccctggtggtggtggtggcacACTCCAGCAATTACTACACCTCCACCCCCCACAACCACACCACCAACCACAACTACACACCactggaggtggtggtggtggaccaCTACAACTGCACCAACCACAGCACCGGCCACAACCACAGCACCAACCACAACCACAGCACCAACCACAACCACAGCACCAACCACAACTACAGCACCAACCACAACTACACAcccctggtggtggtggtggcacACTCCAGCAATTACCACACCTCCTCCCCCCACAACCACACCACCAACCACAACTACACACCactggaggtggtggtggtggaccaCTACAACTGCACCAACCACAGCACCGGCCACAACCACAGCACCAACCACAACTACAGCACCAGCCACTACAACTGCACCAACCACAACCACACCACCAACCACAACTACACAcccctggtggtggtggtggcacACTCCAGCAATTACTACACCTCCACCCCCCACAACCACACCACCAACCACAACTACACACCactggaggtggtggtggtggaccaCTACAACTGCACCAACCACAGCACCGGCCACAACCACAGCACCAACCACAACTACAGCACCAGCCACTACAACTGCACCAACCACAACCACACCACCAACCACAACTACACAcccctggtggtggtggtggcacACTCCAGCAATTACTACACCTCCACCCCCCACAACCACACCACCAACCACAACTACACACCCCTGGTGGTGGTACACTACCACTACAACCAATCCTCACCTCCTATCTCGCCGCACCGATCCTCTCAGCAGACTACCTTTGCAGTTCTCCTTACTTGGTGAGTCATGTTTTGCTTGTCGTCATTATTGTGTGACCGCGTTTTCAATGAGTCAATccacacaaacaaatgaaacaaaccTGTAGCTGCACTGTTTTCATTGGGTGGAGACTCTCATGCAGCTCTGGCAACACCTTAACGTGTCTCGTCACAAAAGACAGTAGCCATTATTTAGTCATGTTTTGTGAATACACCCAAGGCTAAAAATAAGTTAGGATGAGAATATGTTACTCACTCTACTTCAAATTCTGCATATTCCTCATGCAAGAACCACTCATACGAacagattctttcttaagtGGCTCATATAAATGACTTGGGAGGAtttgccaattttttttattttctatcaaGCAGAAACACAATTTTTGTGGTCCAGACGTGGTGTAGAAGTCTTACTAATGAAATAATTCATATAATATTCATAGCTTTTTCTTAGCCTGTAGAAGTAGATATATTTTCTCAACCAGTGAAGGaaaacttgagaaaaaaaaatagctgtatAGAGTTTTGACCCGAAGACAGCAGCAACCGGGCGGTTTTCCCAGGCATTGATTACTGTGACATTGAAATtaatctttgttgttgttgttgtttttactccaGTGGACCCACCTGCTCCCTCATGTCACGAGGGACAATACTTGCCAAAACTCGTGCACCCAACACCTGATCATAGAGACCGCATCCAAGCAGAGGTCAACAACGAAGTGGAGATCAGAGTCAAAGCAAAAGCTACACATTCATCGTAAGTGAGAATCAACGTGGTCCGTGGCGGCAAAATATTCATCTACATTTAAGCAAGTAAGATAACATGAACAATAATCTTTTCATACAGAATACATGACATCATTATGAGTGGGCCGCTGAACATCAGCAGCCACAGGACCGCACAGGACGAGTTTGTTATTAGGTGGACGCCTATCGAGGATGACCTGGGAGATTATTTCCCAGTATGCTTTGCTGTGGAGTCAGTAGCCGGGTAAGCCTCAACATCCTTTTCATTGAGCTGGAACAATCATCTGCAAATCAAGCTATACTCTGTCATGttaaattaaagagaaaatcctttttaaaaatcctaTAATTGGGAGACAAAAACTCAGGTAATGCTTTTAACACCAACAGATCAGTCTAACAGAGATCGTAACAAGCATTGCTCTGTTGCCTTTCAGTTCCCGCATCTATCAGTCTGAGATGAGGTGCGTTCTGGTGGCAGTCGGGGTTGACGAAGGTGAGTCTAAAGATTACTTCAATGTCAATATTTTGTTATACGACTGTTACATTGTCTCATCCACACCAACACCAGAGTCATTGCTTGcgtaaaaaataacaattctgGTTATTATCGGTGTGACACACTAGGCGGGACACTgggaaaaatattataaaaacacaaacaagtcctccaaaccagaTGTGGTTTGTTCTCACCCACAGGATTGTTTCCAAAAATAATGCATAACATAACGATCGCAAAGAAAAAGGCTGCTGTTTTCTTACGTTTAAGCTAGAGAGCTACGTGCCTAAGGTTgaatacagaaaaaagacaagatatctaatgtCTCACTGggaatatttcagtttttttgtccactcattctgaatttattcagtcaaacaaacagtttttGGAATACATGCAATTCTTATTTTAACAGGCTATGAAATGAACTAATTTCCACGGGAAAGGGTAGGTGTGGGTGTAGCTCTTATGATTTGATTAGTTTGGATGACTCGGGCACATGATATTTCACTGTCTACATTGTCATAACTAATGCAAGTTTAATCATGCCATTGTAGCCAAGCATTATGCCTATACTTATAGAGGATATATATGTGTGGCCAAAAATACTCTTATTCCACCCGCCTTCAACATCTcatcaacacaacacaaccCCGGACGTTTacccttcaaaataagataacAAAAGGAACTTAAATATATCCGGACCATCATTATTCAGTCCACTCAATAAAATAGGTTAcaccatatttttttaaaaacactacataatgtgtatttttcatcTCTTGCTCTAGTTGTATCCCACGTGACCTGTGGCGAGTCCACAATGACAGTAGAGATTGAAAAATCTTCCTTCCCTGGACTCCACGAGGATCATTTGCGCCTCAGTGACGACGCCAACACCGTCTGCAGCCTCCAGAGACACTCCAACAGCACTCACGTCATCGCCATCTTCCCCCTCAACACTTGTGGCACTCAGATCGAGGTAACGCAGCGTCATGTGCTCTTCTCTCTGTTGCTGAGGTAGCTTTTCATGCATGAGCACTGAATTTTTAACCTTTAACTCCACAGGAAGATGATGATAACCTGTTTTTCAAGAACGAAATCACCACCGTGGACAACAGAAACGACCTGATCACCAGGAAACACCGTCTGGAAGTGCAGTTCTACTGCAAGTACCCCAAACGTGGAAACGTGACGATGGGCTTCGGGGTGCACAGGCCGAACACGACAGTGTGGGAGAGAGGCTTTGGCACGTTCACCTACCAGTTCGAGTTCTTTCCTAACCTCCAGTACCGAAACATGATTCAACCGGAGTCCTACCCTCTGGTGTATGACATAGGGAGCAGGATTTACATGCAGATCGAGGCCACCTCCTCACTCAACAACACCGAGCTGTTTGTGGAGTCCTGCAGAGCATCACCATATGACAACCCGAACTACCAGCCAACCTACTCCATCATTGAGAATGGGTAAGCATTGGCTGTTTCATATGAAAAGTATATGAGGTTATTGAGAGATGACCCGTTTGTAGACAGTCGATTGAGAGTGTATAATGTTAAGATTGTAAGGCATGAGTTATAGAGGCAATAATTCTtactgcttttttatttttctgctctgACCAGGTGCAACGTGGACTCAACTGTTGAAATCCATTCCCCCTCCCATGAGAGGCAGTTCAAGTTTAGCATGGAGGCCTTCAAGTTCATCGGCTTGCACGATCAGGTGAGGCTGCAAATGTCACTGTGATATCTCTAAATGCTTCACTGAAAAGGTCCAATTCGTGATTGACTGGTTTTACTAAATAAACTCTATAGTATATGCTATCACGTGAAAAAAGGTTGATTTCCTGCACACAGTCAACACTGACTTTATTAGAGGCACAACATAAGACAACACGTTTGTACTCGACCAATCAAAAAGAGAACCAAACACCTGAGTCACTTATCTCATCAGCAGCTACTAAATCCAAAATATCCCTAACATTATTAATGTCAAAAATTGTATAATACAAGACTTTTTTGAATTTAATATTAGTTGAGCAATCTAAAATAAGCAATTCATCAACAAGTGATCAGACATAAcgatccatccatcctccccgaGTCATGGAGGCAGCAGGTTAACAAAAGTAATCCAGACTTGGAACGTCCAACAACATTTTCCGGTTGTTCCTGGGAAACCTTGTGCCAGTTTAAAGTGGAAAACCTAAAACGGGAAGCACCCAAGAAGCATCCCCATCGGATGCCTAAATAACCTCAAATGGCCCCTTTCCTCAAAGTTCTTCATAGTTTTCCTTCCCCCTGCTGAACGCAGCCTGAGCCAAGACTGtatttcccttcctgagtcatTTTCAGGTTTCTAACTCCCCATCAGGTGGTGATCAGCTGACagctatttttctgtcttcaccTGAGTGTCCAAGACATACGGCCTCAGATGTGATTAtaggacaaaataaaacaaaaacacaattgatTCTCGACCTAGTGTGTTCTGTTACACCACAAATAGGGAttggcgtttggaagaaacctgccaactcgattatctataatcgttaacaattaattaatcgattaatcgctgcatgctttcatggggaaaataaaatatatatatatatatatatatatatatatatatatatatatatatatatacagtactatgcaaaagcctgttttgataacagacgctTTATTtcgaaaggatgaaaagagacttgatcctgtcaattgtagaaactaactcaactgagactaaactgtaaagataacgtcaaggagtttaatgttttatgttttagcccccgaagaggcatgaggttagttttcacagtaatcttcatatttaagtgttttgtgttgtgttttataattgttattgtaactttcagtttgcaaactgtagcttgatccaacttaattctcagctcattagcTTATTGACGTAAGGCTTCAGTTTAGTGATGCTGATACAcggtcagagataaaattaaaataagaaaatacacagatcaattaaaaattcaatgtgatcgaccaaattcttaacgaacattaatcgatcatcaattAATTTTTCCCATCACTAACCAAAAACATGTTGATCACAACTGAaacagtatatttatttaataaactcaGTGCTGATGGCAATAATtcaaccctttttttatttctcagacTTGTATCAATGAAGTGGACACTTGATTTTGTATGtgagctctgactgcagctctgCAAAGACGACCGTTTGTCCTCTGATCTAATGAAAGCTTGTTCTGTTGCGTTCAGGTGTACATCACCTGTTCGGTCCTGATGTGTGAAGCTGGGGGCCATGACACCAGGTGCTCGCAGGGATGTATCAACTCCACAGCGTCGGGGCATCAGCAGCATCTCCGCCGCAAGAGAGAGTCTGCCTCTCAAACTTTAAGGCACCTCATTTCCCAGGGTCCCCTGCGCCTCAAGAGGTCAGCGGAGGAGAGAGGCGAAAGCCCAGGTGAGAAAACTGTTTTCTTAACAGcacattttgtcttgtttgagTCCCAGTGAGACTTTGGATAATATCTAATTTGAATCCTCTTTATCTCCAGTGGTCAACCTGAATCTGAACCTGGTGTTCATCGCTGGATGTCTCCTTGCAGCTGTTGGCATGATCTGTGCAGCGGTCATATACAAAACCAAAACTTCCCCGGCCAAATATCAGCCTTTGCCTGCATATGAAAACTGAAGACGGCAGCATGAGCAGAACATTACTTTCCCTGTAATTAATTCTGTAATAATTACGTTTGACTATAAAGctgttttgattagttttactATCACAAATTGAGttcattcatgtattttttgtaccCATTTAAATGAAGGAATTTTAAACAGGAAAACTCAAACAGGAAATGAAGTATTTTATTGTTCAATACTGAGAGAATATGAAGAAATGTACCTACTGGTATTACAGTATGATTTCAAATGTTAAGCCCTCATTCTATCAAATGTGACCATGTAAAAGGTCAATTATAGTACAGTTGTTTGATGgatcaataaaaacatatatcatCTTACACATTGTCCACTTTAATTATCTTtcttatacacaaacacacatttcttccATTCCTAGTCACATCTACATTTTCACTAAATTTAAATAAGGTTAGTAAAAAAAGGTGATTATATTTAATCCTTTTCTGTTGCTGAACCTCATTGTGTTATTATAACTCACAACAGATCAATTTTTCTTTGTGAAGGACACAGGGgacaaaggtgtgtgtgtgtgtgtgtgtgtgtgtgtgtgtgtatgtgtgtgtgtgcgtgtgtgtgtgtgcgtgtgtgtgtgtgtgtgtgtgtgtgtgtgtgtgtgtgtgtgtgtgtcatccttTCCACGCAGTGAGGACTGAACCAAGTTTTAACCAACACAGTGAGGAAAATGAAGACATAATCCCCCTCCCCTTCTTTCTATCTCTCTCAATTCCATTTTAATTCAaaaggctttattggcatgaatgtTTCAAAACAATACTGCCAAGGCACAAAGtacacattttacacaataaCAGTAAGATACAAAATCCAATGTGTCAGATGTAATATTGTGTAGTAGAGGAGTGGATGTGTTCAATGTGTCATGCTGGTTTTCTCTCAGGCTCTgacaagcgtgtgtgtgtgtgtgtgtgtgtgtgtgtgtgtgtgtgtgcatgagagagcgagagagattaAACTTTACAGGTATGAAATGAAGTTGCGATTACAATAAAAACGGGGTAGTGTAGGAGTGTGTGTAGGTTTGGTCTGAGCACCAGAAGACATATAGCCGTAGGATGAGGGTCCATTGGGCTCGTCACTTAGGCccctgattgattgattgattgattgattgattgattgattgattgattgattgattgattgattgattgattgattgattgattgatcgatTGACTGACAGATAGATTTTCATTGATGTGTACCCTGTGCTCTCTTCTCGGGCAGACTGTGTGGAAAGAACAAAAAGTCCCTTCCAGCTGCCATCTGAATCATACGACTGGATGAATCATAGGGTAAAAACGAaactaaacttttttctttcatgatCTGAATGTTGGTCGGTGCTCCCAGATCCTTGGCTCAGGCTGGAGCCACAAATTATCACCAGGTTTCTGgtggaaaaaacacatcattgtTTATGCCACTGGAGAAGCAAGACAATGCGGACAGTGTCTTCACAATATGCTGGTTTAACATGCAAATCAGTGACAGACAGCTATAAGATTTCACATGCAAGATCAGTACATcattgttcttcatttttcattttatgctacattatacttctactccacaacatATCAGaggaaatattgtattttttactgaacttcatttatttgacatttataGTTGTAGTTCCTGTTCACCtatcaccttttttttaattaacatgaacatttcagttaaaaaaaatgtaaagcctGGGCACACAGAAGAGCAGTAAAAGTAAAGGACAGGTATTTAACTTGCAGGCAGACTGGATACAAAAGAAAAAGCTGCCACGTGTCTTTTGGAAAGCTACTTGATGAATTACAGCATGTCAGGAGAAAACGAAACTAAACATTTCTTGGTTCAGAATTCTGGACGATACTTCCAAGGATCTTATTCACCCTGCTTCCAGATCCTGCCTCAAACCAGGACCACAAATCACCGCCTGGTTTCagagttatggaaaaaaaaaactcatcagGAATCTGGCACTGTGGACAATATGCTGTCAATGGCAGTTCAACATGCAAATAAGAATATGACATGGAGCACCACAGTCccacaaaacaactttaactgtctTAAAATTAATGTAAACCACCATGAAATcaaaatgttgttaaaatagTATAAATCTGGTTAAACTGGTGTTGGCTCTACTACAGCACATGGATGGTAAAGTATGACTTATGACAAGAACATGTTTGATAAAAACTATATTTTCTATCTTCTATTTACCTTGCAAACTGATGGAATGCTCTTCAACTTCAAGATTTAAATGTGCAAGCTTTTAAtgtcttaaaaaacaaagttcCACATGGAACTTTTTCACAAGAGGACAGAGGAACTTGCATGTGGCGCCCAGAGCTgctgtcacagccacattttctCGTGTTGGATTTGGACAGCGAGGAGACTTTTTCTCTGAAGGGAGCTCTGTACCTTTGGCTCAATTCGtttaatatttctgcacatCGGTACATTCACAGATCTCCTCTGTCTTCCAGGAGCTGTGTAGAATGAACGACGCATGCACGGCCTTCAGGGTGTATCTGACCACTTGATAGGACTCTTGTGTCTCCATGGCTTTAGTTTGCAGGATATTGCGCATGACTGACTGCAGATTTTTTACCTTTGGACGATAACATGGTGCAGACATAATGCAGACAGTGCAAGCTTGCAAACTCATGTCATATGCATATAACAAACAACAAGTAGatgagattagattagattcaactttattgtcattgcacagagtataGGTACTTAcacaacaaaatgcagtttagcatctaaaCAGAAGTGCAAAAGGCAGTAAAGTGCATATGCacagtaatatatataaatgtaataacaAGTTAATGGTTTATatgaattatgttttatttgcacattttaaaaagaagaaacccACTACCGGCTTATCTAAAATACTCGGaggaattaataaaaatatcttgGTGCAGACTTAAATTTCAattaacaaacagacagaatcaAATTATTTAATCTGATATTCTGGATGGATAACATGaatcaactagaaaatttcctctggggaaattttgaaagggccacgggggctattgccggtgtgtgtacactatgatgagattcttcagagatttcaaacaattaatactagtaatgttatgatactatataatatacaaggagcacacctacaacaaacattcctcttcaagtatttatttatacagcaacctatgccctttaacctcaaaatgtgtgtgtgtgtgaaacatttgcatCTGGAGTGTGCGagcttacgcgcgcatatgtgtgtgcgtgcgtgtatctttaactgttattacattaaatgaccagtgtgtgttcgtgcgtgtatctttaactgttattacattaaatgaacagtgtgtgtgtgcgtgcgtgtatctttaactgatattacattaaatgaccagtgtgtgtgtgcgtgcgtgtatctttaactgttattacattaaaagaccagtgtgtgtgcgtgcatgcgtgtatctttaactgatattacattaaatgaccagtgtgtgtgtgcgtgcgtgtatctttaactgttattacattaaatgaccagtgtgtgtgtgtgcgtgcgtgtatctttaactgttattacattaaatgaccagtgtgtgtgcgtgcgtgtatctttaactgatattacattaaatgaccagtgtgtgtgtgcgtgcgtgtatctttaactgttattacattaaatgaccagtgtgtgtgtgtgtgtgcgtgcgtgtatctttaactgatattacattaaatgaccagtgtgtgtgtgcgtgcgtgtatctttaactgttattacattaaatgaccagtgtgtgtgtgtgcgtgcgtgtatctttaactgttattacattaaatgaccagtgtgtgtgtgtgcgtgcgtgtatctttaactgttattacattaagtgaccagtgtgtgtgtgtgtgtgcgtgtatctttaactgatattacattaaatgaccagtgtgtgtgtgtgtgtgtgtgtgcgtgtatctgtaactgtaattacatcaaagcatcaaagtgttggggtcgaccaatcagagcagagcaatcaacagaattaacagctgtggaatcttctggcacaatgaaagcagccagaggtgggcagagtgaaatttctggcctcgaacagaaagcatttttggcaaaaccataatacctatcattgatccgacttcactttgagcgtcctgagttcttcctgaacgtctacatatatatttttttaagaaaaatgaaaaaatagctttgttagagcgatctaaaaaaactttttttcagaaatcttcctgcatttttaatatgggacccaatgaggctgttgatggttttggtggcgcatctctgcgtcttacgcccaaactataactctgacagctttaccagaggattgtgagtgagaagacaaattttcctacgtttctatgtataaattatttctgtagagtggaatttgcagcctggagcgcagttttaaaatttcttttttgacagttttacctctccctctacactctgagcgatgacatcacacactctgacacaaacatttcgtgcaatacacacccattataatctcagaatttctccaaaaatgatcatggtcattgaacagggattgataaaaaactatatgacctatcgaaacgtggattaatacaccgatacacaagacctgtgtctactgtttaaagtttaaatggagtctctaggtgaaattatgccggagaagtagacgtttaaaaatctccaatgattgttctttttcgctcattcgTATtgcgtagagaaaagtaatagcacaccgatcccgatcaaaccgcacattttgatatattatttgtcctgcaactctttaagttgtaggactagtagcgggacgaaattgcgtccggaagaggaatgctggtccctacagctattgctgtatgggaccagtgctcggtgcgattgccccgggACCCTAATAACATGAATTTATATAAAAGTTCTTATTTCATAATTGGACTCAGCGTTTTAACAAGTATGTTTCTCGAG
The Centropristis striata isolate RG_2023a ecotype Rhode Island chromosome 2, C.striata_1.0, whole genome shotgun sequence DNA segment above includes these coding regions:
- the LOC131981918 gene encoding uncharacterized protein LOC131981918 produces the protein MASTQVLLLQLLLVALASASHNYGGSQTYTYKGRNADGTHTVEFRSRSTYDGCHHSHFWFCSRGHCGSNSNNRRGVIDRSTNTQRSNSQWCETETVRTRILQSDKPFDLRVPENCPRTYQPMAFDPDGDKVRCRYGNVRNIECSGCNLPSGFSLDQDSCTLQYNYARAYHTINAFEMMVEDFPQRNIALTYSDGSRSSRSPLNTRRKRSMYMVTATTPPTTTTHPWCTNHNHTTNHNYTPLVVVVAHSSNYYTSTPHNHTTNHNYTPLEVVVVDHYNCTNHSTGHNHSTNHNHSTNHNYSTNHNYTPLVVVVAHSSNYYTSTPHNHTTNHNYTPLEVVVVDHYNCTNHSTGHNHSTNHNHSTNHNHSTNHNYSTNHNYTPLVVVVAHSSNYHTSSPHNHTTNHNYTPLEVVVVDHYNCTNHSTGHNHSTNHNYSTSHYNCTNHNHTTNHNYTPLVVVVAHSSNYYTSTPHNHTTNHNYTPLEVVVVDHYNCTNHSTGHNHSTNHNYSTSHYNSITTPPPPTTTPPTTTTHPWWWYTTTTTNPHLLSRRTDPLSRLPLQFSLLVDPPAPSCHEGQYLPKLVHPTPDHRDRIQAEVNNEVEIRVKAKATHSSIHDIIMSGPLNISSHRTAQDEFVIRWTPIEDDLGDYFPVCFAVESVAGSRIYQSEMRCVLVAVGVDEVVSHVTCGESTMTVEIEKSSFPGLHEDHLRLSDDANTVCSLQRHSNSTHVIAIFPLNTCGTQIEEDDDNLFFKNEITTVDNRNDLITRKHRLEVQFYCKYPKRGNVTMGFGVHRPNTTVWERGFGTFTYQFEFFPNLQYRNMIQPESYPLVYDIGSRIYMQIEATSSLNNTELFVESCRASPYDNPNYQPTYSIIENGCNVDSTVEIHSPSHERQFKFSMEAFKFIGLHDQVYITCSVLMCEAGGHDTRCSQGCINSTASGHQQHLRRKRESASQTLRHLISQGPLRLKRSAESSLSPVVNLNLNLVFIAGCLLAAVGMICAAVIYKTKTSPAKYQPLPAYEN